Within the Verrucomicrobiota bacterium genome, the region GATTTGGCCGCAGGATTGAGTTGAAGCGGGGCTCAAGTCAACTCCGTCTGCTTTTCCGGCCTGGCTTCGCGTTGCGCTTTGGCCAAGGGATTAACTTGCGGCGATACGTTTCCCGTTGATGCTTTCATGGCCACGGGTTGGTCCGTACGCGCGGCCACCGCGCCAACTCATGGATTGACTTTGATGGAACGGCTTCCTAAACGGAGCGCCTCCAAGTAGCGGGAGAGCAATTCCTCCTGGACGGGACGAAGCCGGGCTTTCTTGCTCATCTTTGTCATCCATTCGCGCCACTCATCACCGGCATAGTCGGCCGGATCGTAAAATTTATGACAGCGTGCGCACTTGGCCCCATAGAGTTTTCTGGCGCCGGCTATTTCCTCGTTCGAAAGCCCCGCTGCTCGACCGCGATCATCGGCTTCAGGCGGCAGAGCCGCAGCGGCTCGACGGCCAACCGGTGCGGAGCTTTGGCACCCGGCAAGTCCGATGACGCAGAGGACGAGAAGGTCTGCAAGCCGCAAGCGCATTAGAAACTGATCCCGAAGAGCAGGCGAACATTGACACGCTCATGGCCTTCAAGCTCCAGGTAGCTATTGCCGTCCGGGTCGGTGCCAAAGTTCGCACCGTAAATTTGTGGCAGAATGGTCAGCGCTGCCCACCATTTCTCCTGACGATAACTGACAACCGGGCCGACAAACAACGCTGTATTCTCCCACTTGTGGTACTCTGGAAGCTCGTTGTGGTCCCGCAACTCCAAGCCTATCGACCACCGTTTGTTCAAGTCGTAAGCGACACCGAGAGTGGCTTCCAGTTCACCTTCGGTTTTGTGAAAATTGTCTTCCCATTCCGTGGCGTGAGTGAGGTTGAATGCCCATTTCCAGTCACCATGCCGCTGGCCCACAATAATCTTCTGCTCCAGTTCCGCTTCTTCGCCGGAGAAGCGTGGTTCCAGATACAGTGTCAACCCGACGGTGTGTTCGGCAGGATTGAGCACCATGTAACGGTTTTCAATGGAGACGCCTTTGAAGTCGAACTTTGAAACGTCGGTTGCCGGGCTGGTGCTGACGTCACGGTAACTTTCGGCGGCGGTGTTGAGATAAAGGGAAACGCTATAGTTGTCCGTCACGCCGTATTCCAGTTCCTCCCGTAATTCCCAAAAGTTGAAGTTCTGCTGTTTCACGGTGCCGCCCGTGGTGCGCTGCGTGCGCAAGGTGACCCATTGCTCAAATTCCATGGCGCCTTCCGGAAGGGTTTCGGGTTCGTAGGTGTAGGTGAAGCGCCGTTCGTCTGCGCGAGCGCCCATCACGCACATGACAGCGACCAACAGTTCAATGGACAGTTTGCTTCGTATTTTCATATTCGATTTGAATCACTGTTTGTTAGGAGTTGACGCATGCAGAAGTCCCCAGTCCGCAACGCGCAGGAGGAACAATGCAGCCCCAATAATGCACCAAGCCGACCGAATGGCTTGAACGGTGGGCGACGTTGCCGCACTTTTTGAATTCTTCATGCCGAAAAACTCTGACATGAAGACGTGCTGACCGCTAACGGCGGCTTGTCATTTATTGACGGCTGCTTGCGGAGGAATGAACAACGGGGAAAGCAAAGGCCGGGGAATCATCTCTTACGTCTCGCCAATCGCTGCGACGGTGTGGTGAGCGGGAACAAACCGGGGCAGCAGCCAAACGTTTCATGAAACACCGCGCTGAAATGACTCAGGCTGGAGTAGCCCACTTCGAGCGCCACCTCGGTCACGTTGTGTTCGCGCGACCGCAGCCAGTCAGCCGCCTTATCCATGCGCAACTGCCGCAAGTATTGCGTGATGGTCTGGCCTGTGTGGTTGGAAAAAATGCGGCTCAGATAAAAATGGCTGCAGCCGATCTTCTTCCCCAATTCCTCCAGTGTCGGCGGCTCGGCGAGATTCTGTTTCAGCAAAAAGATGACCTGTTCAACGCGTTCCTGAGCGAGCCGCTTTTGCCGCGTGCAGAACATTTCCCTCTCCGGCGGCGGCTGGAGCAGAAACGTCACCGCCAGTTCCAACGCCTTGCACTGATACCAGAGCGGCTGCGCAGCGGCATAAACCGGCGGCTGTCGCAAAGCCGAGATGAGGTACTGCTGGCTGGCCGTGAGCCGAACGGTATTTCCCGACACCAACTGGCACGGACAATTCTCCACCGCCGCGCGGACAATCGGATGCAGCATGGCTTCGGTTCCTGCCAGATGCTTTGCCAGAAACGGGCACGAAAACTCCACCGTGAGAAACTGATGTTGCTGGTTCGCGGATCGCCTGGCTGTGAGTGGTTCGTCCTTGCGATGATAAAATCCCGCCGTGCCCGGCGCGAACTCCGCTCGCGCTACTGGCCCCTCCACAAACCCGTGGCCGTCCAGATTCAGACAAAGCTCAACGGAGCCGGGATGAAAACTCGCCGCCCAATCGAATTCGCGTTTCGCAAAAAAATCATGCCACTCGATGCTGAAGCCTGTGCCGCGAAAGCTGCCGAACAACGGCTGCCAGCCACCGCCCGTATCACGCCACGCCTCGGCTTCGGTGAAAGGCGCGGCGGGCAGGCGTTGAGTTTTGGAGACAAGATTCGCCATTCTTGTCCATTGCATGAACAACAGACGTTTGATTTTCAACGACCAGCACTATCTTGGCAAGCCTTTCTGCGGGCGAATGTGATTGATTTTTCACGTGGCTGTTGATACCATGCGGAGGTGCACATCCGACACTTTCACTTTCATTTTCCCCGGCACAAGACGGGTCGGCAGCGGCAGGACATGCGCACGCTTTTCTACACCGTGCTCTTTGCTTTGGGCCTGAGCGCGCTGGTGGCCTTGGTGATCTATTTTCTAGGTTGAGGGAACCACGCCTACGTGAAATCAGTGGCTTACTAAAGTCTTCCCGAAACAGCATCACGAATGGCTGCGGCAATTGCTGAATCGTCACCGTCCGAGACGTGTCGCTCTCTCTGCTCGTCAACGACATACTCCGCTGGTGTACCTCGCAAGATCGTCTGCTTGACGAGCAGCTTGCCTGCGAGCCGAAACACTCTTGCACCATACTTCGGTTGGTTGGGTTGCGTCTTTTTCGATTGAGAGGGCATAAAATTGTGGTCAGTGTAACAGACCAAGATTAAGCCAAGCTGGGCCAGTGAAGCAAGCACTAACCCCCATATTTCAGGCGATGTAAGACCAAATTTCAAAGCGTCAAGCAATTCGGCCCTCTGCTGGAACAGGATTAAAACTAATTGGAGAATAACCTTGGTGGAAGCGGCGACTTAAGTTAAAACAGAGCAGTCGAAAACTATGTAATACAAAACAACAATCCATTTTGCGTAGCTTTGGCTACGGGCTCATCAGAAAACCGCGAATTTTCAAGAGTCAACAGACCTGTCAAGCGCGCGCCAATCGGGCGCGGCTTGGCGCGCTCTGTTGACGGGCGCTTCGCGGTGCCTCTGATGGGGGTGCGTTAGGTTCGCGCCCCTTCTGTTCCGTGACGAGTGCTCCGCTGGAAAGGAATCTATGAAGAACATCAAATCCGGAGTGCTCATTGCCACAATCATCTCACTGGCGGGTTCGCTGTACGGCCAGGGGAATCCATTTCAAATTTACAGCCCTACAGTCACCGAGGAGCGTGCCACCAGGTTAAGCTGGGAGAGTGAATCAAACACAGTTTACCGGATTGAGTATGCCGCTGAACTTGTGGACACAAATACCGGGCTTACCGCATGGCAGACGCTCTACGATTTTTATGCCTCTCATGGAACAAACACTTTCTGGCTGGATACGGGAAATTATCTCCTTGAGCCACCCATTTTACATCCCAAGAATGTACCCATGCGCTTTTATCGGGTTGTAAATGAAGGGACAAATGCAGGCCCTGCGCCAACGGTTACGATCACGTCTCCGACCAATAGCTCTACTGTATTTGGAGACTTAACCGTAATTGTTTCCGCGAGCACTGACCAAGCCACAATTTCAACAAAACTTTACGTGGATGGCGAAG harbors:
- a CDS encoding helix-turn-helix transcriptional regulator, yielding MANLVSKTQRLPAAPFTEAEAWRDTGGGWQPLFGSFRGTGFSIEWHDFFAKREFDWAASFHPGSVELCLNLDGHGFVEGPVARAEFAPGTAGFYHRKDEPLTARRSANQQHQFLTVEFSCPFLAKHLAGTEAMLHPIVRAAVENCPCQLVSGNTVRLTASQQYLISALRQPPVYAAAQPLWYQCKALELAVTFLLQPPPEREMFCTRQKRLAQERVEQVIFLLKQNLAEPPTLEELGKKIGCSHFYLSRIFSNHTGQTITQYLRQLRMDKAADWLRSREHNVTEVALEVGYSSLSHFSAVFHETFGCCPGLFPLTTPSQRLARRKR